The Hymenobacter oligotrophus genome has a window encoding:
- the miaB gene encoding tRNA (N6-isopentenyl adenosine(37)-C2)-methylthiotransferase MiaB, with product MSQPILTLDFLDKAAAPAAEQLPADVRVSEPTHTGRQRRLYIESYGCQMNYSDSEIVSSILYDEGFDTTAELAEADLVLLNTCSIREKAEITVRQRLKEINAHKRRRPGLLVGVLGCMAERLKSKFLEEEQIVDLVVGPDAYRDLPRLIKEVDGGQRAVNVLLSRDETYADITPVRLNSNGITAFISIMRGCDNMCSFCVVPFTRGRERSRDAHSVVQEAQDLFNKGYKEVTLLGQNVDSYKWQSEDGSEFVNFAQLLERVALVSPELRVRFSTSHPKDITDEVLHTMARYDNVCNYIHLPAQSGNSRVLKLMNRTYDREWYLDRVAAIRRILGVDCGISTDMIAGFCSETEEEHQETLSLMDHVQYDMAYMFFYSERPGTLAARKIEDDIPLDVKKRRLSEIIARQQQHSLIRSQMAVGKVHRVLVEGVSKRSSEHLSGRNDQNKVVIFPRKHYKQGDYVNVFVRECTSTTLLGDAVE from the coding sequence ATGTCTCAACCCATCCTTACGCTTGATTTTCTGGACAAGGCCGCTGCCCCGGCCGCCGAGCAACTGCCTGCCGACGTGCGCGTGAGCGAACCGACGCACACGGGCCGTCAGCGCCGGTTGTACATCGAGAGCTACGGCTGCCAGATGAACTACTCCGACTCCGAAATCGTATCGAGCATCCTCTACGACGAGGGCTTCGACACGACCGCGGAGCTGGCCGAGGCCGATTTGGTACTGCTAAACACCTGCTCCATTCGTGAGAAGGCCGAAATAACCGTACGCCAGCGCCTCAAAGAAATAAACGCGCACAAACGCCGCCGCCCCGGTTTGCTGGTAGGCGTGCTGGGCTGCATGGCCGAGCGCCTGAAAAGCAAGTTTTTGGAAGAAGAGCAGATCGTGGACCTGGTAGTAGGCCCCGATGCGTACCGCGACCTGCCCCGCCTGATCAAAGAAGTTGACGGCGGCCAACGGGCCGTGAATGTGCTGCTGAGCCGCGACGAAACGTACGCCGACATTACGCCCGTGCGCCTGAACTCGAACGGCATCACGGCTTTCATCAGCATCATGCGCGGCTGCGACAACATGTGCTCTTTCTGCGTGGTGCCTTTTACCCGCGGCCGCGAGCGTAGCCGCGACGCTCACAGCGTGGTGCAAGAGGCGCAAGACCTCTTCAACAAAGGCTATAAGGAAGTAACGCTACTGGGCCAAAACGTAGATAGTTACAAGTGGCAATCGGAGGACGGCTCGGAGTTCGTAAACTTCGCCCAACTGCTCGAGCGCGTTGCCTTGGTAAGTCCCGAACTACGCGTGCGTTTCTCTACCTCGCACCCCAAAGACATTACCGACGAGGTGCTGCACACCATGGCCCGCTACGACAACGTGTGCAACTACATTCACTTGCCAGCCCAAAGCGGTAACTCGCGCGTGCTCAAGCTGATGAACCGCACCTACGATCGTGAGTGGTACCTCGACCGCGTGGCTGCCATCCGGCGCATCCTAGGGGTCGACTGCGGCATCTCGACCGACATGATTGCCGGCTTTTGCTCCGAAACCGAGGAAGAGCACCAGGAAACCCTGAGCCTGATGGACCACGTGCAGTACGACATGGCCTACATGTTCTTCTACTCGGAGCGCCCGGGCACGCTGGCCGCGCGTAAAATTGAGGACGACATTCCGCTGGACGTAAAAAAGCGCCGCCTCAGCGAAATCATTGCCCGCCAGCAGCAACACTCGCTTATCCGCAGCCAAATGGCCGTGGGCAAAGTGCACCGCGTGTTGGTTGAGGGCGTTTCGAAGCGCAGCAGTGAGCACCTAAGCGGCCGCAACGACCAGAACAAGGTGGTCATCTTCCCGCGTAAGCACTACAAGCAGGGCGATTACGTGAACGTATTCGTGAGGGAGTGCACTAGCACCACACTGCTTGGCGATGCAGTGGAATAA
- the secG gene encoding preprotein translocase subunit SecG, with product MYTAIIVLALIVCVLLALVVLAQNSKGGGLAGGFSAGGTAQLMGVKRTGDLLERLTWGFAIALIVLSLSSHALLSNESTGPVRSINQQKALETRLPATPPTAPATPVPGAPGAAAPAQTAPAPAQQQPAPAPAQ from the coding sequence ATGTACACCGCTATTATCGTACTTGCCCTCATTGTATGCGTGTTGCTGGCCCTGGTGGTGCTGGCCCAAAACTCCAAGGGCGGCGGTTTGGCCGGCGGCTTTTCGGCCGGTGGCACAGCCCAACTAATGGGCGTTAAGCGCACCGGCGACTTGCTGGAGCGCCTCACCTGGGGCTTTGCCATTGCCCTCATCGTGCTGTCACTCAGCTCGCACGCCCTGCTCAGCAACGAATCCACGGGTCCGGTGCGCAGCATCAACCAACAAAAGGCGCTCGAAACCCGCTTGCCTGCTACCCCGCCCACCGCGCCGGCAACTCCGGTACCGGGCGCTCCGGGCGCAGCAGCACCCGCGCAGACAGCCCCGGCCCCGGCTCAGCAGCAACCTGCTCCGGCTCCCGCGCAATAA
- a CDS encoding Nif3-like dinuclear metal center hexameric protein, translated as MSVTVHDLTRALEAWAPLPYQESYDNAGLQCGDPLMSVQGVLIALDCTPAIIDEAVRRGCNVVVVHHPVIFQPLKRLTGSTEVERTIMRALRLNVAVYAAHTNLDNVRHGVSRRLGEKLGLHNLRVLEPKTGLLAKLITYVPATHTQTVLQALYAAGAGQIGDYHDCSFRLDGIGTYTPGPGTNPFEGTVGQPQTAPEQRVEVLLPLHLQHKALGALRQAHPYEEVAYELVKLENLNQDVGSGMVGELPEPLSAKDFLRLLRERLQVPVVKHTEYSGVIQKVALCGGAGSFLTKKAVAAGAHAYVTGDIKYHEFFAPEGRLMLCDVGHYESEQYTGELFRELLTEKFARTFAVLLAETPTNPVRYDF; from the coding sequence ATGTCCGTCACCGTCCACGACCTCACCCGCGCCCTCGAAGCCTGGGCGCCGCTGCCTTACCAGGAAAGCTACGACAACGCCGGCCTGCAGTGCGGCGACCCGCTTATGTCCGTACAAGGCGTGCTGATTGCCCTCGACTGCACGCCCGCTATCATCGACGAAGCCGTACGCCGGGGCTGCAACGTGGTAGTGGTGCACCACCCCGTTATTTTTCAGCCGCTTAAGCGCCTTACCGGCAGTACTGAAGTTGAGCGCACCATTATGCGGGCCCTGCGCCTCAACGTGGCCGTGTACGCCGCCCACACCAACCTCGACAACGTGCGCCACGGCGTAAGCCGCAGGCTGGGCGAAAAGCTGGGCTTGCACAACCTGCGCGTGCTGGAGCCCAAAACGGGGTTGTTGGCTAAGCTGATAACCTACGTGCCTGCCACCCATACCCAAACCGTGCTGCAGGCCCTGTACGCTGCCGGCGCCGGCCAAATTGGTGACTACCACGACTGCAGCTTTCGCCTCGATGGAATCGGTACCTACACGCCGGGGCCCGGCACCAATCCCTTCGAAGGCACCGTTGGCCAGCCCCAAACCGCCCCCGAGCAGCGCGTGGAAGTGCTCCTGCCCCTGCACTTGCAGCACAAAGCCCTTGGCGCCTTGCGCCAGGCGCATCCCTACGAGGAAGTGGCCTACGAGCTGGTAAAACTCGAAAACCTAAACCAGGACGTGGGCTCCGGCATGGTGGGCGAACTGCCCGAACCCTTGTCGGCTAAGGACTTTTTGCGGCTGCTGCGCGAGCGGCTACAAGTGCCTGTAGTAAAGCACACTGAGTATTCCGGCGTCATTCAAAAAGTGGCCTTGTGCGGCGGAGCGGGTTCTTTTCTGACCAAGAAAGCCGTAGCGGCCGGCGCCCATGCCTACGTTACCGGCGACATCAAGTACCACGAGTTTTTTGCCCCAGAAGGCCGGCTCATGCTCTGCGACGTGGGGCACTACGAAAGCGAGCAGTACACGGGCGAACTGTTTCGAGAATTGCTTACGGAAAAATTTGCGCGTACTTTTGCGGTCTTGTTAGCAGAGACCCCCACGAACCCTGTTCGCTATGATTTCTAA
- the pabB gene encoding aminodeoxychorismate synthase component I, with product MSVLNIPPAKALRWAARYPYCAYLVPAADSPCPGGPFAQLLAVGTEADAAVDSLAELDAWMQQNATDAPCFGLLTYDLKNDIEPLLRSQHPDGLQWPELHFFRPSKWLRWHPNGTVEMHGCTEADLAEIDEQTLAAAPMAIVPPLLPRLSQPDYLGAVQAVREDILNGEVYELNLCQEFYAEGVALSPVDAFLHLQQASPTPFAGFYKWHDRHLLCASPERFLRRDGSTLLSQPIKGTIRRGQTAKADDAQRQQLLHDEKERAENLMIVDLVRNDLSRVSRPGSVQVPELFGLYPFRHVWQMISTVQSQLQPGTTLAEVLRATFPMGSMTGAPKVRAMQLIEQYERARRGLYSGSIGYVWPNGDFDFNVVIRSLQYRADTGYLSFQVGSAITYDSDPQREYQECLLKAQAMLEVLETHISA from the coding sequence ATGTCGGTTCTTAACATCCCCCCTGCCAAGGCGTTGCGCTGGGCCGCGCGCTACCCGTACTGCGCCTACTTGGTGCCAGCAGCCGACAGCCCTTGCCCCGGCGGACCATTTGCGCAGTTGCTGGCCGTGGGCACCGAAGCCGATGCGGCCGTTGATTCGCTGGCCGAATTGGACGCGTGGATGCAGCAAAACGCCACCGATGCACCGTGCTTTGGTCTGCTTACTTACGATCTGAAAAACGACATCGAGCCGTTGCTGCGCAGCCAACACCCCGACGGTTTGCAGTGGCCCGAGCTGCACTTCTTCCGGCCCAGCAAATGGCTCCGCTGGCACCCCAATGGCACCGTTGAGATGCACGGCTGTACCGAGGCCGACCTGGCGGAAATCGACGAGCAAACGCTTGCGGCGGCGCCGATGGCCATCGTACCACCGTTGCTGCCGCGGCTTAGCCAACCCGATTACCTAGGGGCCGTGCAAGCCGTGCGCGAAGACATCCTGAACGGCGAGGTGTACGAGCTGAACCTTTGTCAGGAATTTTACGCCGAAGGAGTTGCGTTGTCGCCTGTCGATGCTTTTTTGCACTTGCAGCAAGCTTCGCCAACGCCTTTTGCGGGCTTTTACAAATGGCACGACAGGCACCTGCTGTGCGCCTCGCCCGAGCGGTTTTTGCGCCGCGACGGCTCCACGTTGCTCTCCCAACCTATTAAGGGCACGATCCGGCGCGGGCAAACCGCCAAGGCCGACGATGCACAACGGCAGCAGCTGTTGCACGACGAAAAGGAACGAGCCGAAAACCTGATGATCGTGGATTTGGTGCGCAACGACCTGTCGCGGGTAAGCCGGCCCGGCAGCGTGCAAGTGCCCGAGCTGTTTGGGCTGTACCCTTTCCGGCACGTGTGGCAGATGATTTCGACGGTGCAAAGCCAGTTGCAGCCCGGCACTACGCTCGCCGAAGTACTGCGCGCTACTTTTCCGATGGGCTCCATGACGGGCGCCCCCAAAGTGCGGGCCATGCAGCTGATCGAGCAGTACGAGCGCGCCCGCCGTGGCCTCTACAGCGGCAGCATTGGCTACGTATGGCCCAACGGCGACTTCGATTTCAACGTGGTTATCCGCTCGTTGCAATACCGGGCCGATACCGGCTACCTCAGTTTCCAGGTCGGCTCGGCTATCACCTATGACTCCGACCCCCAACGCGAGTACCAAGAATGCCTGTTGAAGGCTCAGGCCATGCTCGAAGTGCTCGAAACGCACATCAGCGCTTAG
- a CDS encoding LptE family protein, protein MIWSKLARLRRFGFLVGMLLALLPLAGCGVYSFTGTNIDPSVKTFSVGTLQNNAANGPSFLSQRLTEDFKDYFQRNTTLKLVPRDGDLQFEGQVVAYDFAPAAIQSTDGQDRAGINRLTIQVRVKFTNTKDPKQDFEQTFQSNADFAATENVTTIVNDPTANRRITDRIITDVFNKSVANW, encoded by the coding sequence ATGATCTGGAGTAAGCTGGCGCGCCTGCGCCGTTTCGGTTTTTTGGTGGGCATGCTACTGGCGCTGCTGCCGCTGGCAGGCTGCGGGGTGTACTCCTTTACTGGCACCAACATCGACCCCTCGGTGAAGACGTTCTCAGTGGGCACCCTGCAAAACAACGCCGCCAACGGCCCCTCCTTTCTGTCGCAACGACTGACGGAAGATTTCAAAGACTACTTCCAGCGCAACACCACGCTCAAACTAGTACCGCGCGACGGCGACTTGCAGTTTGAAGGCCAAGTGGTTGCGTACGATTTCGCGCCGGCGGCCATTCAGAGCACCGACGGGCAAGACCGCGCCGGCATCAACCGGCTTACCATACAGGTGCGGGTGAAGTTTACCAATACCAAAGACCCCAAGCAGGACTTTGAGCAGACGTTTCAGAGCAATGCCGACTTTGCCGCCACCGAGAACGTGACAACCATTGTAAACGACCCCACGGCCAACCGGCGCATCACCGACCGTATCATCACCGACGTGTTCAACAAATCGGTTGCCAACTGGTAA
- the lpxK gene encoding tetraacyldisaccharide 4'-kinase, whose product MPGLLTLLLLPLSWLYAGVAAVRNWLYDTGRWASTSAEVPLIGVGNLRVGGTGKTPHVAWVIEQLLAAGHKPAILSRGYGRRTRGFRVATSTDTAATIGDEPWQHFRAFAQQVPVVVDEDRRHGLAEMRRQLPGLTAVVLDDAYQHRRVRPNLNILLTEQARPFWADYVLPAGRLRESRLGARRADVVIITKCPPEWPAHEQQAAAARVQQYTRPGVPVLFSTYRYGEPTAVFPAEAALGGVEPLQPVVLLTGIAQPEPLLSELRRRGYSVLAHHRFADHHAFSAGELQDLAAALPPGAAIITTEKDAARLREPALRTTVASLPLFYVPIRVAFLADGAQRLQAMLAPPQLTPRVVA is encoded by the coding sequence ATGCCCGGCCTCCTGACTTTGTTGCTGCTTCCGTTGAGCTGGTTGTACGCCGGCGTAGCGGCCGTGCGCAATTGGCTTTACGATACCGGGCGCTGGGCCAGCACCTCGGCCGAGGTACCGCTGATTGGCGTGGGCAACCTGCGGGTGGGTGGCACCGGAAAAACGCCCCACGTTGCCTGGGTGATAGAGCAACTGCTGGCCGCGGGCCATAAGCCGGCCATTTTGAGCCGGGGCTACGGCCGCCGCACCCGGGGTTTCCGCGTGGCCACGAGCACCGATACCGCCGCCACCATCGGCGACGAACCTTGGCAACACTTTCGGGCCTTTGCGCAGCAGGTGCCGGTGGTGGTAGACGAAGACCGGCGCCACGGCTTAGCTGAAATGCGCCGACAACTGCCCGGGCTCACGGCAGTGGTACTCGACGATGCTTACCAACACCGCCGCGTGCGGCCCAACCTCAACATCCTGCTCACCGAGCAAGCCCGGCCGTTTTGGGCCGACTACGTGCTGCCCGCCGGCCGCCTGCGCGAAAGCCGCCTAGGGGCGCGCCGCGCCGATGTCGTCATCATCACCAAATGCCCGCCCGAGTGGCCTGCCCACGAGCAGCAAGCCGCCGCGGCCCGGGTGCAGCAATACACCCGCCCCGGCGTGCCGGTGCTGTTTTCGACGTACCGTTACGGTGAGCCCACGGCCGTGTTTCCGGCCGAGGCGGCCCTAGGTGGCGTGGAGCCGTTGCAGCCCGTGGTGCTGCTCACGGGCATTGCCCAGCCCGAGCCGCTGCTAAGCGAGCTGCGCCGCCGCGGGTACTCCGTGCTGGCGCATCACCGGTTTGCCGATCATCACGCTTTTAGCGCCGGCGAGCTGCAGGACCTAGCCGCGGCGCTGCCGCCCGGCGCGGCCATTATTACCACCGAAAAAGATGCGGCCCGGCTGCGCGAGCCGGCCTTGCGTACCACGGTGGCATCTTTGCCGTTATTCTACGTTCCTATTCGCGTAGCATTTCTGGCCGATGGCGCTCAGCGCCTGCAGGCCATGCTCGCGCCGCCCCAGCTTACGCCCCGTGTCGTTGCCTGA
- a CDS encoding zinc ribbon domain-containing protein has protein sequence MISNSASDITVASKLEALLNLQRIDSQLDEIRRVRGDLPEEVRDLEDEIAGYEVRVAKFDEEVAALNEQIKARKQAAKDAEVLIRRYEDQQQNVRNNREYEAIAKEIELQKLEIQISEKKVREAQYQIDQKNVEIGGTKQRLEERRKDLVNKQAELQVIVGESEADEQKLMTERDTAAQPVEDRLLSAYSRIRGNARNGLAVVMVKRDACGGCFNTVPPQRQADIIAHKKIIVCEHCGRILADVESRNA, from the coding sequence ATGATTTCTAACTCCGCTTCGGATATCACCGTAGCCAGCAAACTGGAAGCCCTTCTTAACCTCCAGCGCATCGATTCGCAACTCGATGAGATTCGGCGTGTGCGCGGCGACCTGCCGGAAGAAGTGCGCGACCTGGAAGACGAAATTGCCGGTTACGAGGTGCGCGTGGCCAAATTCGACGAAGAAGTTGCTGCCCTAAACGAGCAGATCAAAGCCCGCAAGCAAGCCGCCAAGGATGCCGAAGTGCTGATTCGCCGCTACGAAGACCAGCAGCAGAACGTTCGCAACAACCGCGAGTACGAGGCCATTGCCAAGGAAATCGAGCTGCAGAAGCTGGAAATTCAGATTTCGGAAAAGAAAGTACGCGAGGCCCAGTACCAGATCGACCAGAAGAACGTCGAAATCGGGGGCACCAAGCAGCGCCTCGAAGAGCGCCGCAAGGACCTTGTAAACAAGCAGGCCGAGCTGCAGGTAATCGTTGGCGAAAGCGAAGCCGATGAGCAAAAGCTCATGACCGAGCGCGACACCGCCGCCCAACCCGTTGAAGACCGTCTGCTGTCGGCTTACAGCCGCATCCGCGGCAACGCCCGCAACGGCTTGGCCGTGGTAATGGTGAAGCGCGATGCGTGCGGCGGTTGCTTTAACACCGTGCCGCCCCAGCGCCAGGCCGACATCATTGCCCACAAAAAAATCATCGTGTGCGAGCACTGCGGCCGTATCTTGGCCGACGTAGAAAGCCGCAACGCCTAG
- a CDS encoding uracil-DNA glycosylase family protein, with the protein MTTTNTFGSRLTTFLTGFPAAPPLPGGVVAYNPYQAPPAAELLRSFGQRYYANNHPRVALLGINPGRFGAGTTGVAFTDPAALQLHCGVANSLPHRAELSSQFVYQLVAALGGAAEFYRHFYLGSLYPLVLCRTAKITITTMRPPLHYNYYDASAVTNALWPHLQLAFQQQFDLGLRRDVAISLGRRNGEYFQRLNQELQLFERVLVFDHPRYLMQYKRRAVPEFVARYAAELAGLI; encoded by the coding sequence ATGACCACGACCAATACATTCGGCTCGCGCCTTACCACTTTTCTGACGGGCTTTCCGGCGGCACCGCCCTTGCCCGGCGGAGTGGTGGCCTACAACCCTTACCAAGCACCGCCGGCCGCCGAGCTACTGCGCAGCTTTGGGCAGCGCTACTATGCCAATAACCATCCGCGGGTTGCCCTGCTGGGTATCAACCCCGGGCGCTTTGGAGCGGGCACCACCGGCGTGGCCTTTACCGACCCGGCCGCCCTGCAGCTGCATTGCGGCGTGGCCAACTCCCTGCCCCACCGCGCCGAGTTGTCGAGCCAGTTTGTGTACCAATTGGTGGCGGCCCTGGGAGGTGCTGCGGAATTTTACCGGCATTTTTACCTAGGCTCGCTGTATCCGCTGGTTCTGTGCAGGACGGCAAAAATTACAATTACTACGATGCGTCCGCCGTTACATTACAATTACTACGATGCGTCCGCAGTTACCAATGCCTTATGGCCCCACCTGCAGCTGGCGTTTCAGCAGCAATTCGACCTAGGGTTGCGCCGCGACGTGGCCATCAGTTTGGGCCGGCGCAACGGCGAGTATTTTCAGCGACTCAACCAAGAGCTGCAGCTGTTCGAGCGCGTGCTTGTGTTCGACCACCCGCGCTACCTGATGCAATACAAACGCCGCGCGGTGCCTGAGTTTGTGGCCCGGTACGCGGCCGAGCTGGCCGGCTTGATTTAA
- a CDS encoding sigma-54 interaction domain-containing protein, with amino-acid sequence MTPSEIQSIKQRFGIIGNASTLNYAIQVAAQVAPTDMTVLITGESGSGKESFSKIIHALSPRKHGQFIAVNCGAIPEGTIDSELFGHEKGSFTGASEARKGYFEVTNGGTIFLDEIGEMPLGTQARLLRVLENGEFIRVGSSKVQKTDVRVVAATNVNLLNAVSEGRFREDLYYRLNTVPITVPPLRERGDDIYLLFRKFATDFAERYRVKPITLLPEAVQELQRFRFPGNIRQLKNIAEQMSVLEMDREVDARRLRQYLPQEQSSSLPMLLGATADGTAPQGVSERELLYKVLFDMRRDMTDLKRLVLEMAAGSARGDAGQAQELVRQNSHLFTNLSVAPYDAGPRLGRSAAEPNESFIINAQPAADFDEEDDLQRVEDITHETEEESLSLEAKEKEMIIKALKKHHNKRKYAAQDLGISERTLYRKLKQYDLE; translated from the coding sequence TTGACCCCTTCCGAAATACAGAGTATCAAACAACGCTTCGGCATTATCGGCAATGCGTCCACGTTGAACTACGCCATTCAAGTGGCGGCTCAGGTGGCTCCAACCGATATGACGGTGCTGATTACGGGCGAAAGCGGCTCGGGTAAGGAGTCATTTTCCAAGATCATCCATGCCTTGTCGCCGCGCAAGCACGGGCAATTTATTGCCGTAAACTGCGGCGCCATCCCGGAAGGCACAATTGACTCGGAGCTGTTTGGCCACGAAAAAGGCTCGTTTACAGGAGCTTCGGAAGCCCGTAAAGGCTATTTCGAAGTAACCAACGGCGGCACCATTTTCCTCGACGAAATCGGCGAGATGCCCCTGGGCACGCAGGCGCGTTTGCTGCGCGTGCTCGAAAACGGCGAGTTTATTCGCGTGGGCTCTTCCAAAGTGCAGAAGACAGACGTGCGTGTGGTGGCCGCTACCAACGTAAATCTGCTGAACGCCGTGAGCGAAGGGCGTTTTCGCGAAGACCTGTACTACCGCCTGAACACGGTGCCGATTACGGTTCCGCCGCTGCGCGAACGGGGCGACGATATCTACCTGCTGTTCCGCAAGTTCGCCACCGATTTTGCCGAGCGCTACCGCGTGAAGCCCATCACCCTGCTGCCCGAGGCAGTGCAGGAGCTGCAGCGCTTCCGGTTTCCGGGCAACATTCGCCAGCTCAAGAACATAGCCGAGCAGATGTCGGTGCTGGAAATGGACCGCGAGGTAGACGCCCGCCGCCTGCGCCAGTACCTGCCGCAAGAGCAGTCCTCTAGCCTGCCCATGCTCCTAGGTGCCACCGCCGATGGCACTGCCCCGCAGGGGGTATCGGAGCGCGAACTGCTGTACAAGGTGCTGTTTGACATGCGCCGCGACATGACCGACCTGAAGCGGTTGGTGCTGGAAATGGCAGCCGGCTCGGCCCGCGGCGACGCCGGGCAGGCCCAAGAGCTGGTACGCCAAAACAGCCACTTGTTTACGAACCTCAGCGTGGCTCCCTACGACGCCGGTCCGCGCCTAGGTCGGTCGGCCGCCGAGCCCAACGAGTCGTTCATCATCAACGCCCAGCCTGCCGCCGATTTCGACGAAGAAGACGATCTGCAGCGGGTGGAAGACATCACGCACGAAACCGAGGAAGAAAGCTTGTCGCTGGAAGCCAAGGAAAAGGAAATGATTATCAAGGCGTTAAAAAAGCACCACAACAAGCGCAAGTACGCCGCCCAAGACCTTGGCATTTCGGAGCGCACCCTGTACCGCAAACTCAAGCAGTATGATCTGGAGTAA
- a CDS encoding tetratricopeptide repeat protein yields the protein MATNPISALGRTCSARARQQQDSAAPLPATATTPIAGSSDELSATSRRAYAELFKLRIPAARSIIGAELRQQPRHPGTLLVDAAIGFTELAVSQDGSRYGALIEAQNRCIAALDKLPPTALRDYARAEVRLHQAAAQIMFEHELQGAWSLRQAYLQVQQNAKRWPGHLPTQKTLGLCQFLIGSVPEGYRWFLNLLGLPGNTAAGLRHLGNAAERPNDFQTEAAILRGLIRQTYYGADAEAEALTTRLARAQPDNLLFSYLVMSVQKKLHHADQALAAYRARPVGAAYQPVPYLHHMAADLLLYQGQYAASVRANQQFIKEYRGVHYRKDAWFKMYLAHWLAGNAPAAEQCRRQIAGTGETVVEEDRYAQRFVDDRVPLNPVLTQARLQLDGGYFRPALATLRAFRAAAATPLRDRLEEPYRRARAYHGLGRLDSARLFYTRTIALSGTAPYYFAPQAALQMGYLSQQAGQLAQAKAYFQKALGYHKHEYKTSTDAKAKVALAGLK from the coding sequence TTGGCTACTAACCCGATTTCGGCCCTAGGTCGTACCTGCTCGGCACGGGCCCGGCAGCAGCAAGACAGCGCCGCACCGCTGCCCGCTACGGCTACAACGCCCATCGCCGGCAGTTCCGATGAGTTATCAGCCACCAGCCGGCGTGCGTACGCCGAGCTGTTTAAGCTGCGAATTCCGGCAGCGCGGAGCATTATCGGCGCCGAGTTGCGCCAGCAACCGCGGCACCCCGGCACCCTGCTCGTGGATGCAGCCATTGGTTTTACCGAATTGGCCGTGAGCCAGGACGGCTCGCGCTACGGGGCCCTTATCGAAGCGCAAAACCGCTGCATTGCGGCGTTGGACAAGCTGCCCCCCACGGCCCTGCGCGACTACGCCCGCGCCGAGGTGCGCCTGCACCAGGCCGCGGCACAAATCATGTTCGAGCACGAGCTGCAAGGCGCCTGGAGCCTGCGGCAGGCTTATTTGCAGGTGCAACAAAACGCCAAACGCTGGCCCGGCCACCTGCCCACCCAAAAAACGCTGGGGCTTTGTCAGTTCCTGATCGGCTCGGTGCCCGAGGGCTACCGGTGGTTTCTCAACCTGCTGGGCTTGCCTGGCAATACCGCCGCCGGCTTGCGGCACCTAGGCAACGCTGCCGAACGCCCCAACGATTTTCAAACGGAGGCCGCAATTTTACGGGGCCTGATTCGGCAAACGTATTACGGCGCCGATGCCGAGGCCGAGGCCCTAACCACCCGCCTGGCCCGCGCCCAGCCCGACAACCTCCTGTTCAGCTACTTGGTAATGTCGGTTCAGAAAAAGCTGCACCACGCCGACCAAGCCTTGGCTGCGTACCGCGCCCGCCCCGTTGGCGCCGCTTACCAACCGGTGCCGTACCTCCACCATATGGCCGCCGACCTACTTCTTTACCAAGGCCAGTACGCCGCTTCTGTACGCGCTAATCAGCAGTTTATCAAGGAGTACCGCGGGGTGCATTACCGTAAGGATGCTTGGTTTAAGATGTATTTGGCGCATTGGCTCGCCGGCAACGCGCCAGCGGCCGAGCAGTGCCGCAGGCAAATTGCCGGCACGGGCGAAACCGTAGTGGAGGAAGACCGTTACGCCCAGCGCTTCGTTGACGACCGCGTACCCCTGAACCCTGTGCTTACCCAAGCGCGCCTGCAACTCGACGGCGGCTACTTTCGGCCGGCGCTGGCCACGTTGCGCGCTTTTCGGGCCGCCGCTGCTACCCCCTTGCGCGACCGGTTAGAGGAACCGTATCGGCGGGCCCGGGCGTACCACGGCTTAGGCCGACTCGATTCGGCTCGCCTTTTTTACACCCGAACCATTGCCCTAAGCGGCACCGCACCCTATTATTTCGCCCCGCAGGCAGCCTTGCAAATGGGCTACCTCAGCCAGCAGGCTGGCCAACTTGCCCAAGCCAAGGCCTACTTTCAGAAAGCCCTAGGTTACCACAAACACGAGTACAAAACCAGCACCGACGCCAAGGCAAAGGTTGCCCTGGCCGGTTTAAAATAA